The following are from one region of the Alicyclobacillus fastidiosus genome:
- a CDS encoding Ku protein, translated as MHSMWKGSISFGLINVPVRMFKATESQSVRFRQLHKACKTPIQYHKTCPMCQVELKSEDIVRGFEYAKGQFVVIEDEELEALTKTRSQTLDIVHFAQAEEIDPVYYDNTYYLAPEANGRKAYALLADALGNTGRIAVATSVLRQNESMACIRMKDGVLIVQTLFWPDEVRQTGELPYVHQPPAVAPEELEMAEKLIEQLSKPFDPAAFHDERREQVQKLVEQKLADADPEELAPAATAPAADVISLMDALQKSLKMAEPAVKRKRTTRKKTS; from the coding sequence ATGCACAGCATGTGGAAGGGATCGATTAGTTTTGGCCTGATCAACGTCCCCGTGCGGATGTTCAAGGCGACCGAGTCACAGAGTGTACGGTTTCGGCAACTCCACAAAGCTTGTAAAACGCCCATCCAATACCACAAAACATGTCCTATGTGCCAGGTCGAACTCAAGTCGGAAGACATCGTGCGTGGATTTGAGTATGCCAAAGGTCAATTTGTCGTGATCGAAGACGAAGAACTCGAGGCGCTCACGAAGACCCGTTCACAAACGCTCGACATCGTCCACTTCGCCCAAGCAGAGGAAATCGATCCTGTCTATTACGACAACACGTACTACTTAGCGCCGGAGGCCAATGGCCGCAAGGCATACGCGCTGTTGGCGGACGCGCTCGGCAACACTGGCCGGATCGCTGTGGCGACGTCTGTCCTGCGCCAGAATGAAAGCATGGCCTGCATTCGGATGAAAGATGGCGTGTTGATTGTACAGACGCTGTTTTGGCCAGACGAAGTCCGCCAGACGGGCGAACTCCCGTATGTTCATCAGCCGCCAGCGGTAGCCCCCGAAGAGTTGGAGATGGCCGAGAAGTTGATTGAACAATTGTCAAAACCGTTCGATCCCGCCGCCTTTCACGACGAACGCCGTGAACAGGTGCAGAAGCTTGTCGAACAGAAGTTGGCCGACGCCGATCCAGAGGAACTGGCGCCTGCCGCGACCGCTCCGGCTGCGGACGTCATCAGCTTGATGGACGCCTTGCAGAAGAGCTTGAAGATGGCCGAACCTGCTGTGAAGAGAAAGCGTACCACGCGCAAGAAAACGTCCTGA
- the mtnA gene encoding S-methyl-5-thioribose-1-phosphate isomerase produces the protein MEAIRWTEDRLELLDQTRLPHEEIWNTYHTAAEVAAAIRDMKVRGAPAIGTSGAFGVAIEAHRFAGLAEIRERLQEAISTLRTARPTAVNLNWAMDRMEEVIAQTQDDAMLPAELYTKALQIAEDDVTINRAIGDVGASLFGDHVRILTHCNTGSLATTGYGTALGVIRSLHAQSKLAHVYADETRPYLQGARLTAFELLHEGIPFDIITDSMAGHLMQRRMVDAVVVGADRVARNGDTANKIGTYALAVLAKYHDIPFYVAAPVSTLDLATTSGVDIPIEERNSEEVTQIFGQRIAPVGATALHPAFDVTPGSLITGIITEHGVARHPYEDSLALHVKGEKSE, from the coding sequence TTGGAAGCGATTCGCTGGACAGAGGACAGGCTCGAACTGCTCGACCAAACTAGGTTGCCCCACGAAGAGATCTGGAACACATACCACACTGCCGCCGAAGTCGCCGCGGCGATTCGCGACATGAAAGTTCGCGGCGCCCCGGCCATCGGGACGTCAGGTGCTTTTGGCGTGGCGATAGAGGCCCACCGCTTTGCAGGTCTTGCGGAGATTCGCGAAAGACTCCAGGAAGCTATCTCCACACTGCGCACCGCTCGGCCGACGGCGGTCAACTTGAACTGGGCGATGGATCGGATGGAAGAAGTCATCGCACAAACGCAGGACGACGCCATGCTCCCGGCAGAGCTTTACACCAAAGCGCTGCAAATCGCCGAGGACGACGTGACAATCAACCGTGCCATTGGCGACGTCGGCGCCTCGCTGTTTGGCGACCACGTGCGCATTCTCACGCATTGCAACACAGGTTCCTTGGCCACGACAGGCTACGGGACGGCGCTTGGCGTCATTCGCTCGCTCCATGCGCAGAGCAAGCTGGCGCACGTATACGCAGACGAGACACGGCCTTATTTGCAGGGTGCTCGCCTGACGGCGTTCGAGTTGTTGCACGAAGGGATCCCATTCGACATTATCACGGACAGTATGGCGGGTCATCTCATGCAGCGGCGCATGGTCGATGCGGTCGTCGTCGGCGCGGACAGAGTCGCGCGCAATGGCGATACGGCGAATAAAATTGGCACGTACGCCCTAGCGGTTCTCGCGAAGTACCACGACATTCCGTTTTACGTGGCGGCGCCTGTCAGCACACTCGATCTCGCCACGACGTCCGGCGTCGACATACCCATCGAAGAGCGAAACTCGGAAGAAGTGACTCAGATCTTTGGTCAACGGATCGCACCTGTAGGCGCGACGGCGCTCCATCCAGCCTTCGACGTGACGCCAGGGAGTCTAATCACAGGCATCATCACCGAGCACGGGGTTGCACGACATCCCTATGAAGACTCGCTTGCTCTGCACGTGAAGGGGGAGAAATCAGAATGA
- the ligD gene encoding non-homologous end-joining DNA ligase — MAQDLVLQAEVPVRVTHPEKLLFPDPPTTKLAYLTYVAQMAHVILPHLRNRRVTLVRCPNGTRDHRFYQRHVLTGAPEWIPSVPGEEQKPEIVIPDVATLLYYANLGAIEFHSALAHVDETSASVLSFDLDPSTEDFERLRTVALHLHDVLDDLGLISLVKTSGKRGLQVFIPLSVAIPFSHTRKLVHFVGQYMERRWPTLVTTARLVKDRGDKVYIDVPQHGATKTLICVYSVRATDDARVSTPITWEELRAGCHPTDFTIRTVPSRVKQLGDLFEPERRCDIRELVEKITQHS; from the coding sequence TTGGCACAGGATTTGGTCCTACAGGCGGAAGTTCCAGTTCGTGTGACACATCCAGAAAAACTGCTATTTCCCGATCCACCGACGACCAAGCTCGCCTACCTGACGTATGTCGCACAGATGGCACACGTCATCCTTCCGCATCTGCGCAACCGCCGCGTGACGTTGGTGCGCTGCCCAAATGGCACCAGAGACCACCGCTTCTACCAGCGCCACGTCCTGACTGGTGCCCCGGAGTGGATTCCATCGGTACCAGGGGAGGAACAGAAGCCCGAGATTGTGATTCCGGACGTCGCCACGCTGCTTTATTACGCCAACCTCGGGGCCATCGAATTTCACAGTGCGCTCGCGCACGTCGACGAAACGTCCGCGTCCGTGTTGTCCTTTGATCTAGATCCTTCCACCGAGGATTTCGAACGCCTGCGGACCGTGGCTCTTCACCTTCACGACGTCCTGGACGACCTCGGGCTCATCAGTCTCGTCAAGACTTCTGGCAAGCGCGGATTGCAGGTCTTTATCCCGCTTTCCGTTGCGATCCCGTTTTCCCATACGAGAAAACTCGTCCACTTTGTCGGTCAGTACATGGAACGACGCTGGCCGACTTTGGTGACGACGGCGAGGCTCGTCAAAGACCGCGGCGACAAGGTGTACATCGACGTGCCGCAGCATGGCGCGACGAAGACTCTGATCTGCGTCTACAGTGTACGCGCCACGGATGATGCGCGCGTATCCACGCCCATCACCTGGGAGGAACTGCGGGCGGGATGTCATCCCACTGACTTCACGATTCGAACCGTCCCTTCCCGCGTCAAACAGCTAGGCGATCTGTTCGAGCCCGAACGACGATGCGATATCAGGGAGCTCGTCGAGAAAATTACCCAGCATTCGTGA
- the mtnP gene encoding S-methyl-5'-thioadenosine phosphorylase: MQPKYAIIGGTGVYEPGAVEDARDVEIHTPYGDVPVTIGGYGGQAVAFLARHGKDHATPPHKVNYRANIYALKDLGVEQVLATAAVGSLQPGLKPGDLVLVDDVIDMSKSRVGTFFERDTVVHVDMSDPYCNRLRRNLTQIASRLNYAIHAGGVYVSTEGPRFETKAEIRMFQRLGGSVVGMTSMPEVALAKEAELCYATVCMVTNYAAGLTTNALTHQEVVDTMRDNVDKIRTLFYEFIQSDRDERTCDCKRAVGGQTPLKREEQ, translated from the coding sequence ATGCAACCAAAGTACGCGATTATCGGCGGAACCGGCGTTTACGAACCGGGCGCCGTAGAAGATGCGAGAGATGTCGAAATACATACGCCATATGGGGATGTGCCCGTGACCATCGGGGGATACGGTGGCCAAGCCGTGGCGTTCCTGGCTCGCCATGGAAAGGATCATGCGACGCCGCCGCACAAAGTCAACTACCGCGCCAACATCTATGCATTAAAGGACCTTGGTGTGGAGCAGGTGCTGGCGACTGCGGCAGTTGGCTCACTGCAGCCAGGTCTCAAGCCGGGCGATTTGGTGCTGGTGGATGACGTGATCGACATGAGCAAGAGCCGCGTCGGTACGTTTTTTGAGCGCGATACCGTCGTGCACGTCGACATGTCTGACCCGTATTGCAATCGATTGCGGCGCAACCTGACACAGATCGCAAGCCGACTGAACTACGCGATTCACGCAGGTGGCGTCTACGTGTCCACAGAAGGTCCGCGATTTGAGACGAAAGCAGAAATTCGGATGTTCCAAAGACTTGGCGGGAGCGTGGTCGGCATGACGAGCATGCCGGAAGTGGCCTTGGCCAAGGAGGCGGAACTTTGCTATGCGACTGTCTGTATGGTGACGAACTATGCCGCGGGGCTCACGACGAACGCTTTGACACACCAAGAGGTGGTCGACACCATGCGCGATAACGTGGATAAAATCCGCACGTTGTTTTACGAGTTTATCCAATCCGATCGCGATGAGCGCACATGTGATTGCAAGCGCGCCGTTGGTGGACAGACGCCGCTCAAACGGGAGGAACAGTAA
- a CDS encoding tetratricopeptide repeat protein, with product MQNVELKAIANAIAQIREQLPEADTAVRSKMLEELETLREMATSILDAWMEVDDAIEETLAQISEAAIDASVALQEGETPQSTASLHLGASVQQNLQSRTENLLQAPVQLAETWFDMSLRADCALRKGLGYFDLRMFDEAALSLTQAVAEQDNPATRIYLALSHLAADRVDLATNHLNVARERASDDVTVRAVLEVDVQICAAREDWHQAVHVLYELLCFEPNQLDTWYNLGVCHLKLYEFAAAERCFAKSMKGEPMDVEAALWRAMSLVLCGRVDEARQLLATSTHLAHNLEEYALLRVVLHLSTQRIDLAERVAMTAIVAEPNRASGYELLALCRAVSHRPADAIPLCKRALTLLPNSSQAFTLFGLCSYLMGDFVRAERALKIVEERGEASGLTHIVRARIASLEGHAADAKERLNRLAEHPGMYAKRLAVLYRGMLHLSENEVALAEADFERALHLGLPQSAIDVAKAHAKSGVFESV from the coding sequence GTGCAGAATGTGGAACTGAAGGCCATCGCCAACGCGATCGCGCAAATCCGCGAACAACTCCCAGAAGCGGACACCGCCGTCCGGTCGAAAATGCTCGAGGAGCTTGAGACACTTCGGGAGATGGCGACCTCCATCCTAGACGCTTGGATGGAGGTCGACGATGCCATTGAAGAGACTTTGGCACAAATCAGTGAAGCAGCCATCGACGCATCGGTCGCCTTACAAGAGGGTGAGACGCCGCAGTCGACGGCGTCCTTACACCTTGGCGCGAGCGTACAACAGAACCTGCAAAGCCGGACAGAGAACTTGTTGCAGGCGCCGGTTCAGCTGGCGGAGACTTGGTTTGATATGTCTCTTCGGGCAGACTGTGCGCTGCGCAAGGGTCTTGGCTACTTCGATTTACGCATGTTCGATGAGGCGGCCCTGTCCTTGACGCAGGCCGTCGCCGAGCAGGACAATCCGGCAACTCGAATTTACCTCGCCCTCAGCCACTTGGCTGCGGACAGGGTCGATCTCGCCACCAACCACCTCAACGTCGCGCGAGAACGCGCGAGCGATGACGTCACAGTGCGAGCGGTGCTCGAGGTTGACGTTCAAATCTGCGCGGCCAGAGAGGACTGGCATCAGGCCGTGCACGTTCTGTACGAACTGCTGTGCTTTGAGCCGAATCAGCTGGACACGTGGTACAACCTCGGTGTGTGCCACCTGAAACTCTATGAATTCGCAGCCGCCGAGCGCTGTTTTGCGAAATCGATGAAGGGCGAGCCGATGGACGTGGAGGCGGCCCTCTGGCGGGCGATGAGCCTGGTCTTGTGCGGTCGGGTGGACGAGGCAAGACAACTTCTTGCCACTTCGACGCACCTGGCTCATAACCTCGAGGAATATGCGCTATTGCGCGTGGTGCTTCACCTCTCGACACAGCGCATCGACTTGGCTGAACGGGTCGCTATGACCGCCATCGTCGCAGAGCCCAACCGTGCGTCTGGTTACGAACTGCTGGCCTTGTGTCGGGCTGTCTCGCATCGGCCGGCCGATGCGATTCCGCTCTGTAAGCGGGCGCTCACCTTGTTGCCGAACAGCTCGCAGGCCTTCACTTTATTTGGTCTCTGCAGCTATTTGATGGGGGACTTCGTGCGCGCAGAACGCGCGCTCAAAATCGTCGAGGAGCGCGGCGAAGCAAGCGGGTTGACCCACATCGTGCGGGCTCGCATCGCCAGTCTGGAGGGACACGCGGCAGACGCGAAGGAGCGCCTGAACCGGCTCGCCGAACACCCAGGAATGTATGCCAAGCGCCTCGCTGTCTTATATCGAGGGATGCTGCACTTGAGCGAGAACGAAGTGGCACTGGCGGAGGCCGACTTCGAGCGGGCTCTGCACCTCGGGCTGCCACAATCGGCCATCGACGTCGCGAAGGCGCATGCGAAGTCGGGGGTTTTCGAGAGCGTGTAA
- the dinG gene encoding ATP-dependent DNA helicase DinG, with product MNYVVFDIETTGLDPSNHEIIEVGAVRIRDGSIADTFHQLVRPHQSIPEEISRLTGIDDTMVAGAETADEVLPKLLQFIGDDTLVAHNLSFDVPFLQRELDDIGYTLVRPDGLCTLVLARTLFPTLSGHRLHNVAQHLGIVPETTHRALSDAMTTAKVFLAITERANSLPLILIQQLAQLSGMFSPRTGDWFTDQSLQVMATRADAIPDDCEVREGMLYTSVIPRQEEKEVGERFAGDVKERALQMLAAGGPLGESLPGYEPREGQLQMVAKVSEALTSDKHAVIEAGTGTGKSMAYLIPAALHALATGERVVVSTHTLALQDQIEQRDFPTLVKLFGGQISLAVQKGRKNYVCLRKVRAEAGVMSFSSHADEIQGMMGLLVWLAETSEGVREELSSHAVPHTLWSRVQSETDTCINKRCPFFRPCYYFRAKARAQTAEIVVTNHSLLLSDLKADHRVLPKYEALVIDEAHHLEDQATKHLGDEVHAAQLAALSYRLSRDRGKNGVLPELKSRFETSQSIPLSMEDKLTRAQEWIEDVSRSADAAFALLGSLLPAGKNELRLTDDLWRHPSFMQFSEQMAELRAPIHALRELVKGLQEWAKTAMSDDDAGRIIDAAGFLDQWLQGVELLEEMTVPSDWRVTWIERRGYGRPRYSVHTAPIDVSSTLRTLLFEPLASTVLTSATLSVRGRFDYTINQLGLREILAEQRLITGNVPSPFDYRSQARLFVPNDVPELAKMSAIEAATWLCDSLYHLAVASNGRVLALFTSHQMLRETAKLLRGPLAAKNLSVFAQDVDGGRTAMLDAFRNNPNSILLGAQSFWEGIDLPGDQLTTLVIIRLPFAPPSHPVTEARHERLTQSGQSPFWVASLPEAVVRFRQGFGRLIRTKQDKGVVVVYDKRIITAKYGATFIQSLAGIRPHVAPEQEVLRQVRSFLSQSATS from the coding sequence ATGAACTACGTGGTATTTGATATCGAAACGACGGGATTGGACCCTTCCAATCACGAGATTATAGAGGTCGGGGCGGTCCGTATTCGCGATGGTAGCATCGCGGATACGTTCCACCAACTCGTTCGACCGCATCAATCCATTCCGGAGGAAATTTCTCGCCTCACGGGCATCGATGACACAATGGTCGCGGGCGCCGAAACTGCGGATGAGGTTCTACCGAAACTATTACAGTTTATCGGCGACGACACATTGGTCGCGCACAATCTGTCGTTTGACGTACCTTTCTTACAACGCGAGCTGGACGACATCGGTTACACCTTGGTGCGCCCGGATGGACTCTGCACGCTCGTGCTGGCGCGCACCTTGTTTCCCACGCTGTCCGGGCATCGTTTACACAATGTCGCACAACATCTGGGCATCGTCCCAGAGACCACTCACCGCGCCCTGTCGGACGCGATGACGACGGCCAAGGTGTTTCTCGCCATCACCGAGCGCGCTAACTCGCTGCCTCTCATTCTGATTCAGCAGTTGGCGCAGTTGTCGGGCATGTTTTCGCCGCGAACCGGTGATTGGTTCACGGACCAGAGCCTGCAGGTGATGGCGACGAGAGCGGATGCCATTCCGGACGACTGTGAAGTGCGGGAAGGGATGTTGTACACCTCCGTGATACCGCGCCAGGAGGAGAAGGAAGTAGGCGAGAGATTTGCTGGCGACGTCAAGGAACGGGCTCTGCAAATGCTCGCCGCAGGCGGGCCGCTAGGCGAGTCGCTTCCAGGCTACGAGCCGCGCGAAGGGCAATTGCAGATGGTCGCGAAGGTCAGTGAGGCCCTCACTTCGGACAAGCACGCCGTGATCGAGGCGGGGACGGGGACAGGCAAGTCGATGGCCTATCTGATTCCCGCAGCGCTACATGCACTCGCCACGGGGGAGCGGGTCGTCGTCAGTACGCACACACTGGCGCTGCAAGACCAGATCGAACAGCGCGACTTCCCGACGCTCGTCAAACTGTTCGGCGGACAAATTTCACTCGCCGTTCAAAAAGGGCGCAAGAACTACGTCTGCCTGCGCAAGGTGAGAGCCGAAGCGGGCGTGATGTCGTTTTCCTCGCACGCGGACGAAATTCAAGGCATGATGGGGCTGCTCGTGTGGTTGGCCGAGACCTCAGAGGGCGTCCGCGAGGAGTTGTCGTCACACGCCGTCCCGCATACGCTTTGGTCGCGCGTTCAGAGCGAGACCGATACGTGCATCAACAAGCGATGTCCGTTCTTTCGTCCGTGCTACTACTTCCGGGCGAAGGCGCGCGCACAGACGGCTGAGATCGTCGTGACCAACCACTCGCTTTTGCTGTCCGATTTGAAGGCCGATCACCGCGTGCTCCCGAAGTACGAAGCACTTGTCATCGACGAGGCGCACCACTTGGAGGATCAGGCGACCAAGCACCTGGGGGACGAAGTTCACGCGGCCCAACTTGCGGCACTTTCCTATCGATTGAGCCGAGACCGTGGCAAAAATGGCGTCCTTCCCGAGTTGAAATCCCGCTTCGAAACGTCGCAGTCGATTCCGCTCTCGATGGAAGACAAGCTTACACGGGCTCAGGAGTGGATCGAAGACGTCAGTCGGAGTGCGGACGCCGCGTTCGCGCTGCTGGGAAGTCTGCTGCCGGCCGGAAAAAACGAGCTGCGGCTCACCGACGACCTGTGGAGGCATCCAAGCTTTATGCAGTTCTCGGAGCAGATGGCAGAGCTCAGGGCGCCAATTCACGCCTTGCGGGAACTGGTCAAAGGGCTTCAAGAGTGGGCCAAGACGGCGATGTCTGACGATGATGCAGGACGCATTATCGATGCGGCTGGGTTCCTCGATCAGTGGCTGCAAGGCGTGGAGCTCCTCGAGGAGATGACCGTGCCAAGCGATTGGCGCGTCACGTGGATCGAACGAAGGGGATACGGCCGTCCACGGTACAGCGTCCACACGGCGCCAATCGACGTATCTTCGACGCTTCGGACGCTGTTGTTCGAACCGCTCGCTTCGACCGTACTGACGTCGGCCACGCTTTCCGTTCGCGGGCGTTTTGACTACACCATCAACCAGTTGGGATTGCGCGAGATCCTCGCTGAACAGCGCCTGATCACGGGGAACGTTCCGTCACCGTTTGACTACCGGTCGCAAGCGCGACTTTTCGTCCCCAACGACGTTCCGGAACTGGCGAAAATGAGTGCAATCGAGGCCGCCACGTGGCTGTGCGATTCGCTGTACCACTTGGCGGTCGCGAGCAACGGTCGCGTGCTGGCCCTGTTCACAAGTCATCAGATGCTTCGCGAGACGGCCAAATTGTTGCGGGGCCCTCTGGCAGCGAAGAACCTGTCCGTGTTCGCTCAAGATGTAGACGGCGGTCGCACGGCGATGCTCGATGCGTTTCGAAATAACCCGAACAGCATCTTGCTCGGCGCGCAGTCGTTTTGGGAAGGCATCGATTTGCCTGGCGACCAGTTGACAACGCTCGTGATCATTCGCCTGCCGTTTGCGCCGCCGAGCCACCCTGTGACTGAGGCCAGACACGAGCGGTTGACCCAAAGTGGACAAAGCCCGTTTTGGGTCGCCAGCTTGCCGGAGGCGGTCGTGCGTTTCCGCCAGGGATTTGGCCGCCTGATTCGCACCAAGCAGGACAAAGGCGTTGTCGTCGTCTACGACAAGCGCATCATCACGGCTAAGTACGGTGCGACGTTTATCCAATCGCTCGCTGGAATTCGCCCGCACGTCGCGCCGGAGCAAGAAGTGCTCCGACAAGTTCGCTCATTTCTGTCGCAATCTGCTACCAGTTGA
- a CDS encoding amidohydrolase — translation MKTVLEVGGAVIDASTVIPQPLHFVIENGSIQSYALGRYESQANQEPVEIIRKGNRIAMPGLVNTHGHAAMTLLRGAGDDLPLMTWLNERIFPLEDKLTEEAIYWGTQLAAWEMLCSGTTTYTDMYMMMHHAAEAVAESGIRAVLSVGVVGFDETSRNNGIQRSRAFHQAWHNQASGRITVTLGPHAPYTCPPDYLHELARLADELAIPAQIHLSETSVEVDNALRDHGQSPIALAQQVGLLDVPVLAAHCVHVTDADLEIMAQYGVHVAHNPQSNLKLGSGIAPLPKMLERGLVVGLGTDGAASNNNLDMFEEMRLAATLHKGVAQDAEVVPASVAFDLATAKGAKACFLGDQHGTLQVGAKADIVLLDASSPHMLPQHNMLSDVVYACGADDVRDVFVDGRQVVSDGVPLTIDVERVQSEVLRIKEQFRA, via the coding sequence ATGAAGACGGTACTTGAAGTCGGCGGCGCGGTCATCGATGCGTCGACAGTCATTCCACAGCCACTGCACTTTGTCATCGAGAACGGATCGATCCAAAGTTACGCGCTGGGTCGATACGAATCGCAGGCTAATCAGGAGCCAGTGGAAATCATCCGCAAAGGCAACCGCATCGCCATGCCAGGGCTGGTCAATACACACGGACACGCCGCCATGACGCTTCTTCGCGGCGCCGGCGACGACCTGCCCCTGATGACGTGGCTGAACGAACGGATTTTTCCACTTGAGGACAAACTAACCGAAGAGGCCATCTACTGGGGCACCCAGTTAGCCGCTTGGGAGATGCTTTGCTCAGGGACCACGACGTACACCGATATGTATATGATGATGCATCATGCGGCAGAGGCTGTCGCGGAATCCGGCATTCGGGCCGTGCTCTCGGTCGGTGTCGTCGGCTTTGACGAGACGTCGCGCAACAATGGAATTCAGCGCAGTCGTGCGTTTCACCAAGCGTGGCACAACCAGGCATCAGGTCGCATCACGGTGACGCTCGGCCCACACGCCCCGTACACTTGTCCGCCTGACTACTTGCACGAGCTGGCACGGCTGGCAGATGAGCTCGCCATACCTGCGCAGATCCACCTGAGCGAGACGAGCGTCGAGGTGGACAACGCACTGCGCGATCACGGGCAGTCGCCCATCGCCCTCGCACAACAAGTCGGGTTACTCGACGTCCCGGTCTTGGCAGCGCACTGCGTGCATGTCACAGATGCAGATCTGGAGATCATGGCACAGTACGGGGTGCACGTGGCGCACAACCCCCAAAGTAACTTGAAGCTCGGTTCAGGGATAGCACCTTTGCCAAAGATGCTCGAGCGAGGACTCGTGGTCGGGCTTGGAACGGACGGCGCGGCAAGCAATAACAATTTGGACATGTTCGAAGAAATGCGCCTCGCGGCGACCCTCCACAAAGGGGTCGCGCAAGACGCGGAGGTCGTTCCGGCGAGCGTGGCGTTTGATTTGGCGACGGCGAAGGGCGCCAAAGCCTGTTTCCTTGGCGACCAACACGGTACGTTGCAGGTGGGGGCCAAGGCCGACATCGTGCTTTTGGACGCATCGAGTCCACATATGCTGCCGCAGCACAACATGCTGTCGGATGTGGTGTACGCATGCGGTGCCGACGACGTGCGCGACGTGTTCGTGGATGGCCGGCAAGTCGTCTCGGACGGCGTCCCACTGACCATCGACGTCGAACGCGTACAGAGCGAGGTACTGCGGATCAAGGAACAGTTCCGGGCCTGA
- a CDS encoding biotin--[acetyl-CoA-carboxylase] ligase, giving the protein MDKLAMSTREKMIELFMEAPEGLISGEQLSTALGVSRTAIWKHIKLLEEDGFEFAAAPRVGYRLTRVPDELMAALVAPHLRDCALGSQILWAPERTSTNDTATELAKSGAAHGLVVTAARQTGGRGRQGRAWQSPAGGMWFSILVRRPCAISQAGDLTLLASVAVWRALAAMGVPAEIKWPNDLLLNGRKICGILAQMRTDGESVEYAVIGIGMNANFLRDQFPPDVRQYATTILSELAREVHRPALLARILTELDQLYRDLKTGVGGFAAVRDEWTAHAHTLGRKIRVRMGEQIVEGVAEDVDARGVLSLRGEDGVVHAIHSGEVLFSDLEKL; this is encoded by the coding sequence TTGGACAAGCTTGCAATGTCGACGCGCGAGAAGATGATCGAACTGTTCATGGAGGCGCCGGAGGGACTTATCTCTGGTGAGCAATTGAGCACTGCCCTCGGCGTGTCGAGAACCGCCATCTGGAAACACATCAAACTCCTGGAGGAGGACGGCTTTGAGTTTGCTGCAGCACCCCGTGTGGGCTATCGACTGACGCGTGTACCAGATGAGCTGATGGCAGCTTTAGTGGCACCGCATCTACGCGACTGCGCACTGGGTAGCCAGATCCTGTGGGCACCCGAGCGGACGTCGACGAATGACACGGCGACCGAGTTGGCCAAGTCCGGCGCTGCGCATGGGCTGGTTGTGACGGCCGCCCGCCAGACGGGGGGCCGGGGCCGGCAAGGCCGCGCGTGGCAGTCGCCCGCAGGCGGAATGTGGTTCTCCATTTTAGTACGCAGGCCGTGTGCGATCTCGCAAGCCGGTGACCTGACGCTGCTCGCAAGCGTTGCCGTCTGGCGGGCACTTGCCGCCATGGGCGTGCCAGCTGAGATCAAATGGCCGAACGACTTGCTGTTAAACGGTCGGAAGATCTGTGGCATTCTCGCGCAGATGCGAACCGATGGCGAGTCGGTAGAATACGCGGTCATCGGCATCGGAATGAATGCCAATTTCTTGCGTGATCAATTCCCACCTGATGTTCGCCAATACGCCACGACCATTCTCTCGGAGTTGGCCCGAGAGGTCCATCGCCCGGCGCTCCTGGCGCGCATTTTGACGGAACTCGACCAGCTTTATCGCGACTTGAAAACAGGTGTCGGCGGGTTTGCCGCCGTGCGAGACGAGTGGACGGCGCATGCGCACACCTTAGGTCGCAAGATCCGCGTGCGGATGGGCGAACAGATTGTCGAAGGCGTCGCCGAAGACGTCGACGCCCGCGGTGTTTTGTCACTGCGGGGCGAGGATGGCGTCGTTCACGCCATTCACAGTGGGGAAGTGCTCTTCTCCGACTTGGAGAAATTGTAA